Genomic DNA from Streptomyces venezuelae:
CGCGGAGGTCGGGGGAAACACCGTCGAGACTGCCAAGACTCGCATAAAGGAAATAAAGGGGCATCGGGGGCTAGCCTGAGAGGGTCAACCCTTCCCCGGAGCCACAGAAGGTGCGCGCCATGACCACCCTCCACCACGAACACCCGGTGCACGACCACGTCCACGGTCCGGCCTGCGGCCACCCCGAGGTGCCGCACGGCGACCACGTCGACTACGCGCACGACGGCCACATGCACCGCCTGCACTCCGACCACTACGACGAGTGCGAGCCGACCGGCCACACCGCGCACCAGGGCCACGACCACCAGCACGGGGACGGCTGCGGGCACGACTCCGTGACGCACGGCGACCACGTCGACTATCTGCACGACGGCCACCGGCACGCGTCGCACGACGGGCACTGGGACGACCACTGAGCCCCGCGGCCGCCACTCCGCCCGCGCCCCGTGACGGGGCGCGGCAGCCTCTGGACGGCATACCGACTGGTCGGCATCATGGAGGGCAGTCACCCACGCGGTGGCCCGCCACCACCACGCCGATCAGGAGCGAAGATGAGCTCAGACCACCCGCCGGGCCTCGACCTCGACCAGTTGCGCGGCCACCTCGACCGCGAGCGGCCCGGTCTGGTCGGCGGCCCGCTCTCCGCCCGGCTCATCGAGGGCGGACGGTCGAACCTCACGTACGCCGTCACCGACGGAACCTCGCGCTGGGTGGTCCGGCGACCCCCGCTGGGCCACGTCCTCGCCACCGCGCACGACATGAGGCGCGAGCACCGGGTGATCGCCGCGCTGCACCCGACGGACGTGCCGGTACCCGCGCCCGTCCTGCTCTGCGAGGACGAATCCGTCCTCGGGTCGCCGTTCTACGTGATGGAGTTCGTGGACGGAACCCCGTACCGCACCGCCGAGGAGCTCGCGCCGCTCGGTCCCGAGCGCACCCGTGCCGCGGTGCTCGGCCTCGTCGACACCCTCGTCGACCTGCACGCCGTCGACCCGGCGGCCGTCGGGCTCGGCGACTTCGGGCGGCCCGAAGGCTTCCTCGACCGGCAGCTGCGGCGCTGGGGCAAGCAGCTCGACGCGTCCCGCAACCGCGAGCTCGCCGGCATCGACGAGCTGCACGCGGCGCTCGGCCGCTCCCTCCCCGACTCTCCCGCGCCCACCGTCATCCACGGCGACTACCGCCTGGACAACGTCCTGATAGGCGACGACGACCGGATCAAGGCCATCCTCGACTGGGAGATGTCCACGCTCGGCGATCCGCTCACCGACCTCGGCCTGCTCGTGATGTACAGCGCGAGACTGGAGGTGCCCGACTCCCCCGTCAGCACCACGGCGGGCGCGCCGGGCCATCCGGACCCCGCCGAGCTGATCGAGCGGTACGCCGTGCGCTCGGGGCGCGACGTGTCGGCCGTCTCCTGGTACACGGCGTTCGCGTGGTTCAAGCTCGCCGTGATCCTGGAGGGCATCCACTACCGCTACACGCTGGGCCAGACGGTCGGTGCGGGCTTCGACAGGATCGGCGAGCTGGTGCCCGTCTTCATCCAGCACGGTCTGACGACCCTCCAGGAAGGCTGACCCTCCGTGGACTTCGCATACGACGCCCGCACCGAAGAGCTGCGCGACAGGCTGCTCGCCTTCATGGACGACCACGTGTACCCGGCCGAGGCCGTCGCCGAGGAGCAGCGGGCCGCGCTCGCCTCTCCCTGGGACACGCCCGCCGTGGTCGGGGAGCTGAAGGCCGAGGCACGCAGGCAGGGCCTGTGGAACCTGTTCTTGCCCGATGCCGAGCACGGTGCCGGGCTCACCAACCTCCAGTACGCGCCGCTCGCCGAGATCACCGGCCGCTCCCCCCAACTCGCGCCCACCGCGCTGAACTGCGCCGCGCCCGACACCGGCAACATGGAGGTGCTCGCGCAGTTCGGCAGCGAGGAACAGCGGAAGCAGTGGCTGGAGCCGCTGCTGGCCGGTGAGATCCGCTCGGCGTTCGCGATGACCGAGCCGGAGGTCGCCTCCTCCGACGCCACGAACATCACGACGCGCATCGAGCGCTCCGCCGACGGCTCCCAGTACGTCATCAGCGGGCGCAAGTGGTACATCTCCGGGGCGATGAACCCGGACTGCAAGATCTTCATCGTGATGGGCAAGACCGACCCCGACGGCACGGACATCCGCCGCCAGCAGTCGATGGTGCTCGTCCCGCGC
This window encodes:
- a CDS encoding acyl-CoA dehydrogenase family protein — translated: MDFAYDARTEELRDRLLAFMDDHVYPAEAVAEEQRAALASPWDTPAVVGELKAEARRQGLWNLFLPDAEHGAGLTNLQYAPLAEITGRSPQLAPTALNCAAPDTGNMEVLAQFGSEEQRKQWLEPLLAGEIRSAFAMTEPEVASSDATNITTRIERSADGSQYVISGRKWYISGAMNPDCKIFIVMGKTDPDGTDIRRQQSMVLVPRDTPGLQVRRAMRVYGYEDHYHGGHAEVVFDRVRVPVSNLIGEEGGGFAIAQARLGPGRIHHCMRLIGMAERAIELMCRRAVSRTAFGKPLAQQGVVQEWIADARVAVEQLRLLVLKTAWLMDTVGNKGAHTEIQSIKIATPRAVVDILDRAVQLHGAGGVSQDFPLAELWAAARTLRLADGPDEVHLRSLAHRELKRYV
- a CDS encoding phosphotransferase family protein, with the translated sequence MSSDHPPGLDLDQLRGHLDRERPGLVGGPLSARLIEGGRSNLTYAVTDGTSRWVVRRPPLGHVLATAHDMRREHRVIAALHPTDVPVPAPVLLCEDESVLGSPFYVMEFVDGTPYRTAEELAPLGPERTRAAVLGLVDTLVDLHAVDPAAVGLGDFGRPEGFLDRQLRRWGKQLDASRNRELAGIDELHAALGRSLPDSPAPTVIHGDYRLDNVLIGDDDRIKAILDWEMSTLGDPLTDLGLLVMYSARLEVPDSPVSTTAGAPGHPDPAELIERYAVRSGRDVSAVSWYTAFAWFKLAVILEGIHYRYTLGQTVGAGFDRIGELVPVFIQHGLTTLQEG